A DNA window from Impatiens glandulifera chromosome 7, dImpGla2.1, whole genome shotgun sequence contains the following coding sequences:
- the LOC124946293 gene encoding early nodulin-like protein 1, with translation MASQSSLYVFTAFLAAIIGSSTAHQFVVGGKSGWIINPSENYNHWAERTRFQVNDTLVFKYKNREDNVLIVNRRDYDSCNINNPIEKIDGGHSVFKFYRSGPFYFISGHNDNCQKGQKLIIVVLAVRTKYPPPPSFPHHAPAPSGGETTSPAPAPADEGGDQTSSPAPATRGGDDSRPVPATISVPPAHKSAASGVSGRQWVVTAAERRLLLALLQTIAETRLLLALL, from the exons ATGGCTTCACAATCATCTCTGTACGTTTTTACTGCATTTCTCGCCGCCATAATCGGCTCATCAACTGCTCACCAATTCGTCGTCGGAGGTAAATCCGGTTGGATCATAAACCCATCTGAGAATTACAATCACTGGGCTGAGAGGACTAGGTTTCAAGTCAACGACACTTTAG TTTTCAAGTATAAGAACAGAGAAGACAATGTTTTGATCGTTAACAGAAGAGATTATGATAGCTGTAACATAAACAACCCTATCGAGAAAATCGACGGCGGCCATTCCGTCTTCAAGTTTTACCGATCAGGCCCTTTCTATTTTATCAGCGGCCATAATGATAACTGTCAGAAGGGACAAAAACTAATCATCGTTGTTTTGGCCGTCAGAACCAAGTATCCGCCGCCGCCGTCATTTCCTCATCATGCTCCGGCGCCTTCCGGCGGTGAGACAACATCACCTGCTCCAGCACCGGCAGATGAGGGAGGGGATCAGACATCATCACCGGCTCCGGCGACTCGGGGTGGGGATGATTCAAGACCGGTTCCGGCAACTATTTCGGTTCCGCCGGCACATAAATCTGCAGCAAGTGGAGTGAGCGGACGTCAATGGGTGGTG actgctgctgaaaGAAGGTTGTTGCtagcacttcttcagactattgCTGAAACAAGGTTGCTGTtagcgcttctttag
- the LOC124945220 gene encoding probable 3-hydroxybutyryl-CoA dehydrogenase: protein MSIITAIGVVGSGQMGSGIALIAAANGIDVFLHDTDPNALNRAKQSISTSIESLVRKGKISQASGACAEKGIRFSSNLEDLESSDIIIEAIVESEDVKKKLFSDLDKIVKSSAILATNTSSISISRLASATNRPQQVIGMHFMNPPPIMKLVEIIRGADTSDDTYNITKALAERLGKTVICSNDYPGFIVNRILMPMINEAFYVLYTNVASKEDIDAGMKLGTNQPMGPLELADFIGLDVCLSILKVLQTGLGDNRYAPCPLLVQYVDAGRLGKKRGVGVYNYNSENLENKPSPRI, encoded by the exons ATGTCGATTATCACGGCGATTGGAGTAGTAGGAAGCGGTCAAATGGGATCAGGAATCGCCCTCATCGCCGCTGCAAACGGAATCGATGTCTTCCTTCATGACACCGACCCTAACGCTCTTAACAGAGCCAAACAATCAATTTCCACTTCCATCGAATCCCTTGTCAGGAAAGGGAAGATTTCACAG GCTTCAGGAGCCTGTGCAGAGAAAGGCATACGATTTAGTTCAAACCTAGAAGATCTTGAATCTTCTGATATCATCATTGAAGCCATTGTTGAATCTGAAGATGTTAAGAAAAAATTGTTTTCTGATTTGGATAAGATTGTAAAAAGTTCTGCAATCTTGGCTACTAATACGAGTTCCATCTCCATATCTCGACTAGCATCTGCCACAAACCGACCCCAACAG GTGATTGGTATGCATTTTATGAATCCTCCTCCTATAATGAAACTAGTTGAAATCATTAGAGGTGCAGATACATCAGATGATACTTATAACATCACAAAAGCCTTGGCTGAGAG GTTAGGCAAAACTGTGATTTGCTCTAATGATTATCCTGGCTTCATTGTGAACCGAATCCTGATGCCTATGATAAATGAAGCATTTTACGTTCTCTATACTAATGTTGCATCGAAAGAGGATATAGATGCAGGGATGAAACTGGGAACGAACCAGCCAATGGGTCCTTTAGAGCTAGCAGATTTTATAGGACTGGATGTTTGTTTGTCTATACTGAAAGTACTTCAAACTGGTCTTGGAGATAACCGATATGCTCCGTGCCCACTTCTGGTGCAGTACGTTGATGCAGGTCGACTAGGAAAGAAAAGAGGTGTCGGCGTATACAATTATAATTCGGAAAATCTTGAAAACAAACCTTCCCCTAGAATCTGA